In a single window of the Heliangelus exortis chromosome 1, bHelExo1.hap1, whole genome shotgun sequence genome:
- the RESF1 gene encoding retroelement silencing factor 1 isoform X1 codes for MDWNARPLQNADAKNLQSEEACYHPQLFSSAHAFPQTNTYSSKNACTYAGNNQRLYLPSSNVALPLVNAEGYKTSDQALSGASVAGNDFFISKYAVDRRPLSYVPIAPKPTNQTQHLWTEMSQTSWSDYNAYMYSHRKLPPLSSQMNTGNNSRNVLREPQYITANSSTMPQQNPTSTILCNIAPPNYSMPLVTPGPHVQSQVYHPNTQLKFLPSVNQNTEPNVQLLQYRPSQVTSEAPSGCSVPSFLPANCDSRAAAQSSTGVPQAVQNVPGGYTISKQRHPSDLKTASGFNSVQQNCQKQPSGEISQSLRYVSNSSGNVTAKQPFNETSPSISKELDDAIQETLSSVAASKPLSDLASVQESQTNSLMDGPVNSQILPAVADGGPVTRDRLAWEAQKLLNIKKKFALLQKMHNYKIQLLVASEQGKNTPALPSDNGDILANHLPQVSNQSVPPSPSETVRTESHVMNFSPEERNHRKVTSADNTGLAVVQSNPQVDQRSFSSSSAPNPPQSEFPAQFNNPESAPSVAQRDPYALASSQKPVMSLNSASRCSQVDGSVKIASNNVPASPKNSSFLQFVLSSTNALKEETAGATADKILTNLLCSEKPGVDTSVSGGSSVKASTGEKKAQSLKDEQTNTVHTNSPVSEKKESGEFKNAVAQKNTPFPENASFKKSNYRYSVEELTACLGLWRKHQSKSLSVQNSQSSQNATANQISPYSQNTKNREQNNVLSSTAEATLPVSTASGGQNLDSSSCNLIKSFELQVAVVSPLVLSEQRTETEQADKCPPSTDKTYPVIDSGSVCSLQEKGKDGLSVVNTNKATTETVRSSPSDCVVVQEVDSCLQQTKSADRNRMVRNSVSVTDSYDENKRKVSQSGRDSASENMHLVVQNKPSLPELETNNSSQVFQKGVRDKEAVLETGDTSPAVLEDHMLCISSVCSLVEGDTFYNPQIASMFKSGPETHGASSEGNASDPTQKQQEADLYKNDLTNSTSQRGSLLQNMLEESSSCMSSGGRILDGIQTGRVEKESSGNFHKTVSTSEQKLPFKASSKHPENDLEILASINQELALNSLDFSVSITAETNARDNSKQNYMSVENCTEKDMNLFGAEPIRYLNSQLSELVKEFPYGIEGADMLTKEPVQRDAVAEQMENQPQKEAQICEKSSHLKDPVVQTKTAVLSSDKMQELFPDHSNRVVSQQSEKASPEENLEGSVQPSQSLCEKKTTQETSSPINTKDSSSVGLPSEACKTPQSPIKPETPVSEKNSDQVSKAESTSTAERQENNSKSDAVMKNNCAVGNLPIPEKIPDGGSENKRAICKYPSVTNKKPRLEVNNKHKPPTIKQEKNESHNLSENPDVDKSKRSSSKEEMQSNRETQLLGKEFICDKNEHQTVSEELSEKAGNTETDNRTKSSKEKKRVFKTESLSKDKTKTGSAMKSKVDIKKFTKLETAEIKQVEVNQGQKIKTCEENSAEEQNCRKQKEMLGQEVGTNIKEKAKVSAEIKHDKLNSHHADAIKLPNVDTVDLKARNHKYSQHKSVKVHPSQEQSCKRKRKENMKRVSKKTKVEEEKSKQSEAQNSKQLSHNLLLNTDRAKKFNGENGWKVKSSLADRSMLKLQRKRVLSSTMSKNYFSNKERRLDGQNKDKCSEKTFPDKNLLFLNRRNNRLKLHLQKEPKKQYLNRVAFKRMAQERIYLTKLETSPVRAVWHLKSKVSQNSPSVKKDPSVSEAEKTCSSEVLEFKLCPEILFRNTTTEEESLAAKDSLERDKAIVAGVKSKKEDWLKYDPVKQKKLEGNFTAEDSIPLDTAIQILDGGGEALHIPIKDSKDMFQTYRKMYLEKKMQKP; via the exons ATGGACTGGAATGCAAGACCACTCCAGAATGCTGATGCAAAGAACCTGCAAAGTGAAGAAGCATGTTACCACCCTCAGTTGTTTTCTAGTGCACATGCTTTTCCTCAGACAAACACCTATTCATCTAAAAATGCATGCACTTATGCTGGAAATAACCAAAGGCTGTATCTACCAAGCAGTAATGTTGCTTTGCCTCTTGTAAATGCTGAAGGGTACAAAACTTCAGATCAGGCCTTATCAGGAGCATCTGTAGCtggtaatgatttttttatctcAAAATATGCAGTTGATCGAAGACCACTGTCCTATGTACCAATTGCtccaaaaccaaccaatcaaacaCAACATTTGTGGACAGAGATGTCTCAGACTTCTTGGTCAGACTATAATGCCTACATGTATTCCCATAGAAAGTTACCTCCTCTGTCCTCTCAAATGAATACTGGAAATAACTCGAGGAATGTACTTCGGGAACCTCAGTATATCACTGCAAACAGTAGCACGATGCCACAGCAAAATCCTACAAGTACAATATTATGTAACATTGCACCCCCAAATTATTCCATGCCTCTTGTTACCCCTGGGCCACATGTCCAAAGCCAAGTTTACCATCCGAACACTCAGTTGAAATTTTTGCCCTCAGTGAATCAAAACACTGAACCAAATGTACAGCTGCTACAATATCGACCAAGTCAGGTGACATCAGAAGCTCCTAGTGGATGTTCTGTACCATCTTTTTTGCCTGCTAACTGTGAttcaagagctgcagctcagtcTTCAACAGGTGTACCTCAGGCAGTTCAAAATGTCCCTGGTGGATACACCATTAGCAAACAGAGGCACCCATCAGACCTAAAAACTGCTTCTGGTTTCAACAGTGTTCAGCAAAATTGTCAGAAACAGCCATCTGGAGAAATCAGTCAGTCACTTAGGTATGTCAGTAATTCAAGTGGAAATGTGACAGCAAAACAGCCTTTTAATGAAACATCTCCTAGCATTTCCAAAGAACTGGATGATGCAATTCAAGAAACTCTTTCTTCGGTGGCTGCTTCAAAACCACTCAGTGATCTTGCTTCAGTTCAGGAAAGCCAGACTAATAGTTTAATGGATGGACCTGTTAATTCTCAAATTTTGCCAGCAGTAGCAGATGGAGGACCAGTTACAAGGGACAGACTAGCTTGGGAAGCTCAAAAGCTgctcaatattaaaaaaaaatttgcactgCTTCAAAAGATGCATAATTATAAAATACAACTCCTTGTAGCTTCAGAACAAGGCAAAAATACTCCCGCACTTCCATCAGATAATGGAGATATTCTTGCTAATCATCTTCCACAGGTGTCCAACCAAAGTGTGCCACCTTCCCCATCTGAAACAGTGAGGACAGAGAGTCATGTGATGAACTTTTCACCTGAagaaagaaaccacagaaaagtAACCAGTGCTGATAACACAGGGTTAGCGGTAGTTCAGAGTAACCCTCAGGTGGATCAGAGGAGCTTTtcatccagctctgctcctaATCCCCCCCAGAGTGAATTCCCAGCTCAATTCAATAATCCTGAGAGTGCTCCCAGCGTGGCACAAAGGGATCCATATGCCTTGGCCTCTTCTCAAAAACCTGTGATGTCCTTGAACAGTGCTTCACGTTGTAGTCAAGTAGATGGCTCTGTCAAAATTGCATCAAACAATGTGCCAGCCAGCCCCAAGAACTCATCATTTCTCCAGTTTGTATTAAGCAGCACAAATGCATTGAAAGAGGAGACAGCTGGTGCTACTGCTGATAAAATACTGACTAATCTCTTATGTAGTGAAAAACCAGGGGTAGATACATCTGTCTCAGGTGGAAGCTCTGTAAAAGCTTCCACTGGTGAGAAGAAAGCACAAAGTCTGAAAGATGAGCAGACAAACACAGTGCACACAAACTCTcctgtatcagaaaaaaaagaatctggtGAATTCAAGAATGCTGTAGCTCAGAAAAATACCCCATTTCCTGAAAATGCATCTTTTAAGAAGAGCAATTATAGATACTCTGTGGAAGAACTAACTGCATGCCTGGGCTTATGGAGAAAGCATCAGTCAAAATCCCTAAGTGTGCAAAATAGCCAGTCAAGTCAGAATGCCACAGCAAATCAGATTTCACCTTACAgccaaaatacaaaaaatagaGAACAAAATAATGTCCTGTCTAGTACAGCCGAAGCAACTTTACCTGTATCAACTGCTTCTGGAGGACAAAATCTTGATTCATCAAGTTGCAATTTGATAAAAAGTTTTGAACTCCAAGTTGCAGTTGTCTCTCCTTTAGTGCTTTCTGAGCAGAGAACAGAGACTGAGCAGGCAGACAAATGTCCACCATCTACAGATAAAACCTATCCAGTGATTGATTCAGGAAGTGTATGTAGTTTgcaagaaaaggggaaagatgGCTTAAGTGTGGTAAATACCAACAAGGCAACAACAGAAACTGTTCGGTCATCACCCAGTGACTGTGTTGTGGTGCAGGAAGTGGACTCATGTTTGCAGCAGACCAAATCAGCTGATAGAAACAGAATGGTAAGAAACAGTGTAAGTGTAACTGATTCCTatgatgaaaacaaaaggaaagttAGCCAATCTGGACGAGATTCTGCCAGTGAAAATATGCATCTTGTAGTACAAAACAAGCCTTCTCTTCCTGAACTGGAGACAAATAATTCTAGTCAAGTCTTTCAGAAAGGTGTAAGAGACAAGGAAGCTGTATTAGAGACAGGAGATACATCACCAGCTGTGTTAGAAGACCACATGTTGTGTATTTCTAGCGTATGTTCTCTTGTTGAAGGTGATACATTTTATAATCCACAAATAGCAAGTATGTTCAAGTCAGGCCCTGAGACACATGGTGCCTCCTCAGAAGGAAATGCATCTGACCCAAcccaaaagcagcaggaggcGGACTTGTATAAAAACGATCTGACAAATAGTACTTCCCAAAGAGGGAGCTTGCTGCAAAACATGTTGGAAGAATCATCCAGCTGCATGAGTAGTGGAGGTAGGATTTTGGATGGAATCCAAACTGGTCGTGTGGAGAAAGAAAGCAGTGGCAATTTTCATAAAACAGTTTCTACCTCAGAACAAAAACTGCCATTCAAGGCATCTTCCAAGCATCCTGAAAATGACTTAGAAATTCTTGCTAGTATAAACCAGGAGTTAGCTCTAAATTCACTGGATTTCTCAGTCAGCATAACTGCTGAAACAAATGCAAGAGACAACAGTAAACAAAATTACATGTCTGTTGAAAATTGCACAGAAAAAGACATGAACCTTTTTGGAGCAGAACCTATTAGATATCTGAACAGTCAGCTGTCTGAACTAGTGAAGGAATTTCCATATGGCATTGAAGGTGCTGATATGCTGACAAAAGAACCAGTACAAAGAGATGCTGTGGCTGAGCAAATGGAGAATCAGCCTCAAAAAGAGGCTCAGATTTGTGAGAAGAGTTCTCACTTGAAAGACCCAGTAGTTCAGACAAAAACTGCAGTGTTAAGCTCTGATAAGATGCAAGAGTTGTTTCCTGATCACAGCAACAGAGTAGTGAGTCAACAGTCAGAAAAAGCTTCACCTGAGGAGAACCTGGAAGGCAGTGTTCAGCCGAGTCAGAGTCTATGtgagaagaaaacaacacaagaaACCTCCAGCCCCATAAATACAAAAGATTCTTCTTCAGTGGGTTTGCCGTCTGAAGCCTGTAAAACACCACAGTCCCCCATTAAACCTGAAACAcctgtttcagagaaaaattctgATCAGGTTTCAAAAGCTGAAAGTACTAGCACTGCAGAGAGACAAGAAAACAACAGTAAATCTGATGCTGTAATGAAGAACAACTGTGCAGTGGGAAACTTGCCAATTCCTGAAAAAATCCCAGATGGTGGTAGCGAAAATAAAAGAGCTATTTGCAAGTACCCCTCGGTAACAAATAAAAAGCCTAGGCTAGAGGTGAATAACAAACATAAGCCACCTacaataaagcaggaaaaaaatgaatcgCATAATTTATCTGAAAATCCAGATGTTGATAAATCTAAAAGGAGCAGCTCGAAGGAAGAGATGCAAAGCAACAGAGAAACTCAATTGTTAGGCAAAGAATTTATTTGTGACAAAAACGAACATCAGACAGTATCAGAAGAGTTGTCAGAAAAGGCTGGTAATACTGAGACAGACAACAGGACAAAGTcatccaaagagaaaaagagagtttTCAAAACTGAGTCCCTTTCAaaagataaaaccaaaacaggttCGGCCATGAAATCCAAAGTGGAcattaaaaaatttacaaagtTAGAAACTGCTGAAATTAAGCAAGTTGAAGTCAATCAaggacaaaaaattaaaacctgtgAAGAGAACTCAGCTGAAGAGCAGAACTGCAGGAAACAAAAGGAGATGCTTGGGCAAGAGGTAGGAACCAACATCAAAGAGAAAGCCAAAGtatcagcagaaataaaacacgACAAACTGAATAGTCATCATGCTGATGCTATAAAGTTACCAAACGTTGACACTGTAGACTTAAAGGCAAGAAACCACAAATATTCTCAGCATAAATCCGTGAAAGTTCATCCGTCACAGGAGCAGTCGTGCAAGcggaagaggaaggaaaatatgaaaagagtctcaaagaaaacaaaggtggaagaagaaaaatcaaaacaatccGAAGCACAGAATTCCAAGCAGCTTTCACATAATTTATTGCTAAATACTGACAGAGCTAAAAAATTTAATGGAGAAAATGGCTGGAAAGTGAAGAGTTCATTAGCAGATCGCTCCATGCTTAAACTACAGAGAAAAAGGGTTCTGTCTTCTACCATgtctaaaaattacttttctaacAAAGAGAGACGTCTGGATGGTCAAAACAAAGACAAGTGctctgaaaaaacatttcctgatAAAAAcctgttgtttttaaatagaagaaataacagATTAAAACTGCATCTTCAAAAGGAGCCAAAAAAACAGTACCTGAACAGAGTTGCATTTAAACGTATGGCACAGGAACGTATATATCTGACAAAATTAGAGACATCACCTGTCAGGGCTGTCTGGCACTTGAAGTCCAAAGTGTCACAGAACAGCCCAAGTGTGAAAAAGGATCCTTCTGtctcagaagctgaaaaaacatGCAGCTCAGAAGTACTGGAATTTAAGTTGTGTCCAGAGATACTGTTCAGAAATACAACCACTGAGGAAGAAAGCTTAGCTGCAAAGGATTCCCTGGAAAGAGATAAAGCCATTGTGGCAG gtGTCAAGAGTAAAAAAGAAGATTGGTTAAAATATGATCCCGTGAAGCaaaaaaagctggaaggaaACTTCACAG CTGAGGACAGTATTCCACTTGATACAGCTATACAGATCCTGGATGGAGGTGGGGAGGCTCTTCATATTCCAATCAAAGACTCAAAAGATATGTTTCAGACCTACAGGAAGAtgtacttggaaaaaaagatgcaaaagcCTTGA
- the RESF1 gene encoding retroelement silencing factor 1 isoform X2: MDWNARPLQNADAKNLQSEEACYHPQLFSSAHAFPQTNTYSSKNACTYAGNNQRLYLPSSNVALPLVNAEGYKTSDQALSGASVAGNDFFISKYAVDRRPLSYVPIAPKPTNQTQHLWTEMSQTSWSDYNAYMYSHRKLPPLSSQMNTGNNSRNVLREPQYITANSSTMPQQNPTSTILCNIAPPNYSMPLVTPGPHVQSQVYHPNTQLKFLPSVNQNTEPNVQLLQYRPSQVTSEAPSGCSVPSFLPANCDSRAAAQSSTGVPQAVQNVPGGYTISKQRHPSDLKTASGFNSVQQNCQKQPSGEISQSLRYVSNSSGNVTAKQPFNETSPSISKELDDAIQETLSSVAASKPLSDLASVQESQTNSLMDGPVNSQILPAVADGGPVTRDRLAWEAQKLLNIKKKFALLQKMHNYKIQLLVASEQGKNTPALPSDNGDILANHLPQVSNQSVPPSPSETVRTESHVMNFSPEERNHRKVTSADNTGLAVVQSNPQVDQRSFSSSSAPNPPQSEFPAQFNNPESAPSVAQRDPYALASSQKPVMSLNSASRCSQVDGSVKIASNNVPASPKNSSFLQFVLSSTNALKEETAGATADKILTNLLCSEKPGVDTSVSGGSSVKASTGEKKAQSLKDEQTNTVHTNSPVSEKKESGEFKNAVAQKNTPFPENASFKKSNYRYSVEELTACLGLWRKHQSKSLSVQNSQSSQNATANQISPYSQNTKNREQNNVLSSTAEATLPVSTASGGQNLDSSSCNLIKSFELQVAVVSPLVLSEQRTETEQADKCPPSTDKTYPVIDSGSVCSLQEKGKDGLSVVNTNKATTETVRSSPSDCVVVQEVDSCLQQTKSADRNRMVRNSVSVTDSYDENKRKVSQSGRDSASENMHLVVQNKPSLPELETNNSSQVFQKGVRDKEAVLETGDTSPAVLEDHMLCISSVCSLVEGDTFYNPQIASMFKSGPETHGASSEGNASDPTQKQQEADLYKNDLTNSTSQRGSLLQNMLEESSSCMSSGGRILDGIQTGRVEKESSGNFHKTVSTSEQKLPFKASSKHPENDLEILASINQELALNSLDFSVSITAETNARDNSKQNYMSVENCTEKDMNLFGAEPIRYLNSQLSELVKEFPYGIEGADMLTKEPVQRDAVAEQMENQPQKEAQICEKSSHLKDPVVQTKTAVLSSDKMQELFPDHSNRVVSQQSEKASPEENLEGSVQPSQSLCEKKTTQETSSPINTKDSSSVGLPSEACKTPQSPIKPETPVSEKNSDQVSKAESTSTAERQENNSKSDAVMKNNCAVGNLPIPEKIPDGGSENKRAICKYPSVTNKKPRLEVNNKHKPPTIKQEKNESHNLSENPDVDKSKRSSSKEEMQSNRETQLLGKEFICDKNEHQTVSEELSEKAGNTETDNRTKSSKEKKRVFKTESLSKDKTKTGSAMKSKVDIKKFTKLETAEIKQVEVNQGQKIKTCEENSAEEQNCRKQKEMLGQEVGTNIKEKAKVSAEIKHDKLNSHHADAIKLPNVDTVDLKARNHKYSQHKSVKVHPSQEQSCKRKRKENMKRVSKKTKVEEEKSKQSEAQNSKQLSHNLLLNTDRAKKFNGENGWKVKSSLADRSMLKLQRKRVLSSTMSKNYFSNKERRLDGQNKDKCSEKTFPDKNLLFLNRRNNRLKLHLQKEPKKQYLNRVAFKRMAQERIYLTKLETSPVRAVWHLKSKVSQNSPSVKKDPSVSEAEKTCSSEVLEFKLCPEILFRNTTTEEESLAAKDSLERDKAIVAGVKSKKEDWLKYDPVKQKKLEGNFTGEMASDYPF; encoded by the exons ATGGACTGGAATGCAAGACCACTCCAGAATGCTGATGCAAAGAACCTGCAAAGTGAAGAAGCATGTTACCACCCTCAGTTGTTTTCTAGTGCACATGCTTTTCCTCAGACAAACACCTATTCATCTAAAAATGCATGCACTTATGCTGGAAATAACCAAAGGCTGTATCTACCAAGCAGTAATGTTGCTTTGCCTCTTGTAAATGCTGAAGGGTACAAAACTTCAGATCAGGCCTTATCAGGAGCATCTGTAGCtggtaatgatttttttatctcAAAATATGCAGTTGATCGAAGACCACTGTCCTATGTACCAATTGCtccaaaaccaaccaatcaaacaCAACATTTGTGGACAGAGATGTCTCAGACTTCTTGGTCAGACTATAATGCCTACATGTATTCCCATAGAAAGTTACCTCCTCTGTCCTCTCAAATGAATACTGGAAATAACTCGAGGAATGTACTTCGGGAACCTCAGTATATCACTGCAAACAGTAGCACGATGCCACAGCAAAATCCTACAAGTACAATATTATGTAACATTGCACCCCCAAATTATTCCATGCCTCTTGTTACCCCTGGGCCACATGTCCAAAGCCAAGTTTACCATCCGAACACTCAGTTGAAATTTTTGCCCTCAGTGAATCAAAACACTGAACCAAATGTACAGCTGCTACAATATCGACCAAGTCAGGTGACATCAGAAGCTCCTAGTGGATGTTCTGTACCATCTTTTTTGCCTGCTAACTGTGAttcaagagctgcagctcagtcTTCAACAGGTGTACCTCAGGCAGTTCAAAATGTCCCTGGTGGATACACCATTAGCAAACAGAGGCACCCATCAGACCTAAAAACTGCTTCTGGTTTCAACAGTGTTCAGCAAAATTGTCAGAAACAGCCATCTGGAGAAATCAGTCAGTCACTTAGGTATGTCAGTAATTCAAGTGGAAATGTGACAGCAAAACAGCCTTTTAATGAAACATCTCCTAGCATTTCCAAAGAACTGGATGATGCAATTCAAGAAACTCTTTCTTCGGTGGCTGCTTCAAAACCACTCAGTGATCTTGCTTCAGTTCAGGAAAGCCAGACTAATAGTTTAATGGATGGACCTGTTAATTCTCAAATTTTGCCAGCAGTAGCAGATGGAGGACCAGTTACAAGGGACAGACTAGCTTGGGAAGCTCAAAAGCTgctcaatattaaaaaaaaatttgcactgCTTCAAAAGATGCATAATTATAAAATACAACTCCTTGTAGCTTCAGAACAAGGCAAAAATACTCCCGCACTTCCATCAGATAATGGAGATATTCTTGCTAATCATCTTCCACAGGTGTCCAACCAAAGTGTGCCACCTTCCCCATCTGAAACAGTGAGGACAGAGAGTCATGTGATGAACTTTTCACCTGAagaaagaaaccacagaaaagtAACCAGTGCTGATAACACAGGGTTAGCGGTAGTTCAGAGTAACCCTCAGGTGGATCAGAGGAGCTTTtcatccagctctgctcctaATCCCCCCCAGAGTGAATTCCCAGCTCAATTCAATAATCCTGAGAGTGCTCCCAGCGTGGCACAAAGGGATCCATATGCCTTGGCCTCTTCTCAAAAACCTGTGATGTCCTTGAACAGTGCTTCACGTTGTAGTCAAGTAGATGGCTCTGTCAAAATTGCATCAAACAATGTGCCAGCCAGCCCCAAGAACTCATCATTTCTCCAGTTTGTATTAAGCAGCACAAATGCATTGAAAGAGGAGACAGCTGGTGCTACTGCTGATAAAATACTGACTAATCTCTTATGTAGTGAAAAACCAGGGGTAGATACATCTGTCTCAGGTGGAAGCTCTGTAAAAGCTTCCACTGGTGAGAAGAAAGCACAAAGTCTGAAAGATGAGCAGACAAACACAGTGCACACAAACTCTcctgtatcagaaaaaaaagaatctggtGAATTCAAGAATGCTGTAGCTCAGAAAAATACCCCATTTCCTGAAAATGCATCTTTTAAGAAGAGCAATTATAGATACTCTGTGGAAGAACTAACTGCATGCCTGGGCTTATGGAGAAAGCATCAGTCAAAATCCCTAAGTGTGCAAAATAGCCAGTCAAGTCAGAATGCCACAGCAAATCAGATTTCACCTTACAgccaaaatacaaaaaatagaGAACAAAATAATGTCCTGTCTAGTACAGCCGAAGCAACTTTACCTGTATCAACTGCTTCTGGAGGACAAAATCTTGATTCATCAAGTTGCAATTTGATAAAAAGTTTTGAACTCCAAGTTGCAGTTGTCTCTCCTTTAGTGCTTTCTGAGCAGAGAACAGAGACTGAGCAGGCAGACAAATGTCCACCATCTACAGATAAAACCTATCCAGTGATTGATTCAGGAAGTGTATGTAGTTTgcaagaaaaggggaaagatgGCTTAAGTGTGGTAAATACCAACAAGGCAACAACAGAAACTGTTCGGTCATCACCCAGTGACTGTGTTGTGGTGCAGGAAGTGGACTCATGTTTGCAGCAGACCAAATCAGCTGATAGAAACAGAATGGTAAGAAACAGTGTAAGTGTAACTGATTCCTatgatgaaaacaaaaggaaagttAGCCAATCTGGACGAGATTCTGCCAGTGAAAATATGCATCTTGTAGTACAAAACAAGCCTTCTCTTCCTGAACTGGAGACAAATAATTCTAGTCAAGTCTTTCAGAAAGGTGTAAGAGACAAGGAAGCTGTATTAGAGACAGGAGATACATCACCAGCTGTGTTAGAAGACCACATGTTGTGTATTTCTAGCGTATGTTCTCTTGTTGAAGGTGATACATTTTATAATCCACAAATAGCAAGTATGTTCAAGTCAGGCCCTGAGACACATGGTGCCTCCTCAGAAGGAAATGCATCTGACCCAAcccaaaagcagcaggaggcGGACTTGTATAAAAACGATCTGACAAATAGTACTTCCCAAAGAGGGAGCTTGCTGCAAAACATGTTGGAAGAATCATCCAGCTGCATGAGTAGTGGAGGTAGGATTTTGGATGGAATCCAAACTGGTCGTGTGGAGAAAGAAAGCAGTGGCAATTTTCATAAAACAGTTTCTACCTCAGAACAAAAACTGCCATTCAAGGCATCTTCCAAGCATCCTGAAAATGACTTAGAAATTCTTGCTAGTATAAACCAGGAGTTAGCTCTAAATTCACTGGATTTCTCAGTCAGCATAACTGCTGAAACAAATGCAAGAGACAACAGTAAACAAAATTACATGTCTGTTGAAAATTGCACAGAAAAAGACATGAACCTTTTTGGAGCAGAACCTATTAGATATCTGAACAGTCAGCTGTCTGAACTAGTGAAGGAATTTCCATATGGCATTGAAGGTGCTGATATGCTGACAAAAGAACCAGTACAAAGAGATGCTGTGGCTGAGCAAATGGAGAATCAGCCTCAAAAAGAGGCTCAGATTTGTGAGAAGAGTTCTCACTTGAAAGACCCAGTAGTTCAGACAAAAACTGCAGTGTTAAGCTCTGATAAGATGCAAGAGTTGTTTCCTGATCACAGCAACAGAGTAGTGAGTCAACAGTCAGAAAAAGCTTCACCTGAGGAGAACCTGGAAGGCAGTGTTCAGCCGAGTCAGAGTCTATGtgagaagaaaacaacacaagaaACCTCCAGCCCCATAAATACAAAAGATTCTTCTTCAGTGGGTTTGCCGTCTGAAGCCTGTAAAACACCACAGTCCCCCATTAAACCTGAAACAcctgtttcagagaaaaattctgATCAGGTTTCAAAAGCTGAAAGTACTAGCACTGCAGAGAGACAAGAAAACAACAGTAAATCTGATGCTGTAATGAAGAACAACTGTGCAGTGGGAAACTTGCCAATTCCTGAAAAAATCCCAGATGGTGGTAGCGAAAATAAAAGAGCTATTTGCAAGTACCCCTCGGTAACAAATAAAAAGCCTAGGCTAGAGGTGAATAACAAACATAAGCCACCTacaataaagcaggaaaaaaatgaatcgCATAATTTATCTGAAAATCCAGATGTTGATAAATCTAAAAGGAGCAGCTCGAAGGAAGAGATGCAAAGCAACAGAGAAACTCAATTGTTAGGCAAAGAATTTATTTGTGACAAAAACGAACATCAGACAGTATCAGAAGAGTTGTCAGAAAAGGCTGGTAATACTGAGACAGACAACAGGACAAAGTcatccaaagagaaaaagagagtttTCAAAACTGAGTCCCTTTCAaaagataaaaccaaaacaggttCGGCCATGAAATCCAAAGTGGAcattaaaaaatttacaaagtTAGAAACTGCTGAAATTAAGCAAGTTGAAGTCAATCAaggacaaaaaattaaaacctgtgAAGAGAACTCAGCTGAAGAGCAGAACTGCAGGAAACAAAAGGAGATGCTTGGGCAAGAGGTAGGAACCAACATCAAAGAGAAAGCCAAAGtatcagcagaaataaaacacgACAAACTGAATAGTCATCATGCTGATGCTATAAAGTTACCAAACGTTGACACTGTAGACTTAAAGGCAAGAAACCACAAATATTCTCAGCATAAATCCGTGAAAGTTCATCCGTCACAGGAGCAGTCGTGCAAGcggaagaggaaggaaaatatgaaaagagtctcaaagaaaacaaaggtggaagaagaaaaatcaaaacaatccGAAGCACAGAATTCCAAGCAGCTTTCACATAATTTATTGCTAAATACTGACAGAGCTAAAAAATTTAATGGAGAAAATGGCTGGAAAGTGAAGAGTTCATTAGCAGATCGCTCCATGCTTAAACTACAGAGAAAAAGGGTTCTGTCTTCTACCATgtctaaaaattacttttctaacAAAGAGAGACGTCTGGATGGTCAAAACAAAGACAAGTGctctgaaaaaacatttcctgatAAAAAcctgttgtttttaaatagaagaaataacagATTAAAACTGCATCTTCAAAAGGAGCCAAAAAAACAGTACCTGAACAGAGTTGCATTTAAACGTATGGCACAGGAACGTATATATCTGACAAAATTAGAGACATCACCTGTCAGGGCTGTCTGGCACTTGAAGTCCAAAGTGTCACAGAACAGCCCAAGTGTGAAAAAGGATCCTTCTGtctcagaagctgaaaaaacatGCAGCTCAGAAGTACTGGAATTTAAGTTGTGTCCAGAGATACTGTTCAGAAATACAACCACTGAGGAAGAAAGCTTAGCTGCAAAGGATTCCCTGGAAAGAGATAAAGCCATTGTGGCAG gtGTCAAGAGTAAAAAAGAAGATTGGTTAAAATATGATCCCGTGAAGCaaaaaaagctggaaggaaACTTCACAGGTGAAATGGCTTCTGATTATCCATTTTGA